One window of Cellulomonas shaoxiangyii genomic DNA carries:
- a CDS encoding dihydrofolate reductase family protein: MAVLVSTLFLSLDGVAEVDPAWHFPYFDEQMGAGVGEDYEDADVLLLGRGTYESFAGAWPDREAEGGEDAAFAKDLGDARKIVVTRGRPELGWRNAEHLDGDLVEVAAALRADEGVRKVVVPGSLQVVRQLLAAGVLDELRLYVHPVVAGHGERLFPADGPLVPLTLLRCDPYPAGVVRLVYAPAAALPAQATYEDVREHLPQDGAA; this comes from the coding sequence ATGGCCGTCCTCGTGTCCACCCTCTTCCTCTCGCTCGACGGCGTCGCCGAGGTCGACCCCGCCTGGCACTTCCCCTACTTCGACGAGCAGATGGGTGCGGGGGTCGGGGAGGACTACGAGGATGCGGACGTGCTGCTGCTCGGGCGCGGCACGTACGAGAGCTTCGCGGGCGCGTGGCCCGACCGGGAGGCAGAGGGCGGCGAGGACGCGGCCTTCGCGAAGGACCTGGGCGACGCACGCAAGATCGTCGTCACGCGCGGCCGGCCCGAGCTGGGCTGGCGCAACGCGGAGCACCTGGACGGGGACCTCGTGGAGGTGGCCGCCGCGCTGCGGGCCGACGAGGGCGTGCGCAAGGTCGTCGTGCCCGGGTCGCTGCAGGTGGTCCGCCAGCTCCTCGCGGCCGGTGTGCTCGACGAGCTGCGGCTGTACGTCCACCCGGTGGTCGCCGGCCACGGCGAGCGACTGTTCCCCGCCGACGGGCCGCTGGTCCCGCTCACCCTGCTGCGCTGCGACCCGTACCCGGCGGGCGTCGTGCGCCTCGTCTACGCGCCGGCCGCAGCGCTGCCCGCGCAGGCGACGTACGAGGACGTGCGGGAGCACCTCCCGCAGGACGGCGCCGCCTGA
- the mfd gene encoding transcription-repair coupling factor, with protein MDLTGLLPALLADPAAADAVASVRARGELDVVGPAGVRPPLLAALAGAHATARGAGDAGRPLVVVTATGRDADELAAALRCYLPDDDVAVLPSWETLPHERLSPRSDTVARRLAVFRRLAHPDPEPGPTGQVRVLVMPVRALLQPVVEGLGELVPVEIRTGQQVDLEDVAHRLADAAYTRVDMVERRGEFAVRGGILDVFPPTEDHPLRVELWGEDVEEIRWFSVADQRSLEVAEHGVWAPPCREILLTPAVRERAAALAERLPGAVDMLEKLAEGIAVEGMESLAPVLVERMVPVVDLVPDASLLVLVDPERVRRRAHDLVATTEEFLAAAWTSAAAGAQVPLDLSAASFASFADVRARAQVRGLGWWTLSGFTLDAGAVDADTVPDDGLGHVDGVRTLVVAAREVERYRGEVDRAVADVRRLQQDGWRLLLATEGHGPAQRMVEQLRAAEVPARLVGTVDDEPEGGVVLVTPAPVGPGFVHEGLRVAVFSEADLTGRAGSSTRDMRRMPSRRRNVVDPLQLRPGDFVVHEQHGVGRFVELVQRTVGTGANAATREYMVIEYASSKRGQPGDRLFVPTDQLDQVTKYVGGEAPTLNRMGGGDWAKTKGRARKAVKEIAAELIRLYSARMATPGHPFGPDTPWQRELEDAFAYVETPDQLATIDEVKQDMEKPIPMDRLVCGDVGYGKTEIAVRAAFKAVQDGKQVAVLVPTTLLVQQHLDTFAERYSAFPVKVRALSRFQSAKESKEVLEGLADGSVDVVIGTHRLITGGVRFKDLGLVIIDEEQRFGVEHKETLKALRTNVDVLAMSATPIPRTLEMAVTGIREMSTLATPPEERHPVLTFVGPYEEKQIGAAIRRELLREGQVFYVHNKVETIERTAARLSELVPEARIAVGHGKMGEHQLEQVILDFWEKKFDVLVCTTIVETGLDISNANTLILERADRLGLSQLHQLRGRVGRGRERAYAYFLYPPEAPLTETAHDRLQTIAAHTDLGAGMAVAMKDLEIRGAGNLLGGEQSGHIEGVGFDLYVRMVGEAVASFRGDQREEVPDVTIELPVDAHIPHDYVAHERLRLEAYRKIAAAADEAALGEVHAELTDRYGAVPAAVENLFDVARFRLHARNAGLSDITAQGRFVRFAPVELPESAQLRLKRLYPGTVLKPAVRTALVPFPTTARIGGKPLHGKELLAWTRQFVDAIVRGDVGAAAQVGTR; from the coding sequence ATGGACCTCACCGGCCTCCTCCCCGCCCTCCTCGCCGACCCCGCCGCCGCGGACGCCGTGGCGTCCGTCCGCGCGCGCGGCGAGCTGGACGTCGTCGGCCCCGCCGGCGTGCGGCCGCCCCTGCTCGCCGCGCTCGCGGGCGCGCACGCCACGGCCCGCGGCGCGGGCGACGCCGGCCGCCCCCTCGTCGTCGTCACCGCGACCGGCCGCGACGCCGACGAGCTGGCCGCGGCGCTGCGCTGCTACCTCCCCGACGACGACGTCGCCGTCCTGCCGAGCTGGGAGACGCTGCCGCACGAGCGCCTGAGCCCGCGCTCGGACACGGTCGCGCGCCGGCTCGCCGTCTTCCGCCGGCTCGCGCACCCGGACCCCGAGCCGGGCCCGACGGGGCAGGTGCGCGTGCTCGTCATGCCCGTGCGGGCGCTGCTGCAGCCGGTCGTCGAGGGCCTAGGGGAGCTCGTCCCGGTGGAGATCCGGACGGGTCAGCAGGTCGACCTCGAGGACGTCGCGCACCGCCTCGCGGACGCCGCCTACACGCGGGTGGACATGGTCGAGCGGCGCGGGGAGTTCGCGGTGCGCGGAGGCATCCTCGACGTGTTCCCGCCCACCGAGGACCACCCGCTGCGCGTCGAGCTGTGGGGCGAGGACGTCGAGGAGATCCGCTGGTTCTCCGTGGCCGACCAGCGCAGCCTCGAGGTGGCCGAGCACGGGGTGTGGGCCCCGCCGTGCCGCGAGATCCTGCTCACGCCGGCCGTGCGCGAGCGGGCCGCGGCGCTCGCGGAGCGCCTGCCCGGCGCGGTGGACATGCTGGAGAAGCTCGCCGAGGGCATCGCGGTCGAGGGCATGGAGTCGCTCGCGCCCGTGCTCGTGGAGCGCATGGTCCCGGTGGTCGACCTGGTCCCCGACGCGTCGCTGCTCGTGCTCGTCGACCCCGAGCGCGTGCGGCGGCGGGCGCACGACCTGGTCGCGACCACCGAGGAGTTCCTGGCGGCCGCGTGGACGTCGGCGGCCGCGGGCGCGCAGGTGCCGCTCGACCTGTCGGCCGCGTCCTTCGCGTCGTTCGCCGACGTGCGGGCGCGCGCGCAGGTGCGCGGGCTCGGCTGGTGGACGCTCAGCGGCTTCACGCTCGACGCGGGTGCGGTCGACGCGGACACCGTGCCCGACGACGGGCTGGGCCACGTCGACGGCGTGCGGACGCTGGTCGTCGCGGCCCGGGAGGTCGAGCGCTACCGCGGCGAGGTGGACCGGGCGGTCGCGGACGTGCGCCGCCTGCAGCAGGACGGCTGGCGCCTGCTGCTGGCCACCGAGGGGCACGGGCCGGCGCAGCGCATGGTCGAGCAGCTGCGCGCGGCCGAGGTGCCGGCGCGGCTGGTCGGCACGGTCGACGACGAGCCCGAGGGCGGGGTGGTGCTGGTCACGCCGGCGCCGGTCGGGCCCGGGTTCGTGCACGAGGGCCTGCGCGTCGCGGTGTTCAGCGAGGCCGACCTCACGGGCCGTGCGGGCTCGAGTACGCGCGACATGCGCCGCATGCCGAGCCGGCGGCGCAACGTCGTCGACCCGCTGCAGCTGCGCCCCGGCGACTTCGTCGTGCACGAGCAGCACGGCGTCGGGCGGTTCGTCGAGCTCGTGCAGCGCACGGTCGGCACGGGTGCGAACGCGGCGACGCGCGAGTACATGGTGATCGAGTACGCGTCGAGCAAGCGCGGGCAGCCCGGCGACCGGCTGTTCGTGCCGACGGACCAGCTCGACCAGGTGACGAAGTACGTGGGCGGCGAGGCGCCGACGCTCAACCGGATGGGCGGCGGCGACTGGGCGAAGACGAAGGGCCGCGCACGCAAGGCCGTCAAGGAGATCGCCGCCGAGCTCATCCGTCTCTACTCGGCGCGGATGGCGACGCCCGGGCACCCGTTCGGGCCGGACACGCCGTGGCAGCGCGAGCTCGAGGACGCGTTCGCGTACGTCGAGACGCCCGACCAGCTCGCCACGATCGACGAGGTCAAGCAGGACATGGAGAAGCCGATCCCGATGGACCGGCTGGTCTGCGGCGACGTCGGCTACGGCAAGACGGAGATCGCCGTGCGCGCCGCGTTCAAGGCCGTGCAGGACGGCAAGCAGGTGGCCGTGCTCGTGCCGACGACCCTGCTCGTCCAGCAGCACCTCGACACGTTCGCCGAGCGGTACTCGGCGTTCCCGGTGAAGGTCCGCGCGCTGTCGCGGTTCCAGAGCGCGAAGGAGAGCAAGGAGGTCCTCGAGGGCCTCGCGGACGGCTCGGTCGACGTCGTCATCGGCACGCACCGCCTCATCACGGGCGGCGTGCGGTTCAAGGACCTCGGGCTCGTCATCATCGACGAGGAGCAGCGGTTCGGGGTCGAGCACAAGGAGACGCTCAAGGCCCTGCGCACGAACGTCGACGTGCTCGCGATGAGCGCGACGCCGATCCCGCGGACGCTCGAGATGGCCGTGACCGGCATCCGCGAGATGTCGACGCTCGCCACGCCGCCCGAGGAGCGGCACCCCGTGCTCACGTTCGTCGGCCCGTACGAGGAGAAGCAGATCGGCGCCGCGATCCGGCGCGAGCTGCTGCGCGAGGGCCAGGTCTTCTACGTGCACAACAAGGTGGAGACGATCGAGCGGACCGCGGCGCGTCTGAGCGAGCTCGTGCCGGAGGCCCGCATCGCGGTCGGCCACGGGAAGATGGGCGAGCACCAGCTGGAGCAGGTCATCCTCGACTTCTGGGAGAAGAAGTTCGACGTGCTCGTCTGCACGACGATCGTCGAGACGGGCCTGGACATCTCGAACGCGAACACGCTCATCCTCGAGCGTGCCGACCGGCTGGGCCTGTCGCAGCTGCACCAGCTGCGCGGGCGCGTGGGCCGTGGGCGCGAGCGTGCCTACGCCTACTTCCTGTACCCGCCGGAGGCGCCGCTCACGGAGACGGCGCACGACCGCCTGCAGACGATCGCGGCGCACACCGACCTCGGCGCCGGCATGGCCGTGGCCATGAAGGACCTCGAGATCCGCGGCGCGGGCAACCTGCTCGGCGGGGAGCAGTCCGGGCACATCGAGGGCGTCGGCTTCGACCTGTACGTGCGCATGGTCGGCGAGGCCGTCGCGAGCTTCCGCGGCGACCAGCGCGAGGAGGTGCCCGACGTCACGATCGAGCTGCCCGTCGACGCGCACATCCCGCACGACTACGTCGCGCACGAGCGGCTGCGCCTCGAGGCGTACCGCAAGATCGCGGCGGCCGCGGACGAGGCGGCGCTCGGCGAGGTGCACGCCGAGCTCACGGACCGCTACGGCGCCGTGCCGGCCGCGGTCGAGAACCTGTTCGACGTCGCCCGCTTCCGCCTGCACGCGCGGAATGCGGGGCTGTCGGACATCACGGCGCAGGGCAGGTTCGTGCGGTTCGCGCCGGTCGAGCTGCCGGAGTCGGCGCAGCTGCGGCTCAAGCGGCTCTACCCCGGCACGGTGCTCAAGCCGGCCGTCCGCACCGCGCTCGTGCCGTTCCCGACGACGGCGCGCATCGGCGGCAAGCCGCTGCACGGCAAGGAGCTGCTCGCGTGGACGCGGCAGTTCGTCGACGCGATCGTGCGGGGCGACGTCGGCGCGGCCGCGCAGGTGGGGACGCGCTGA
- a CDS encoding right-handed parallel beta-helix repeat-containing protein translates to MQDAFSRTVAAGWGTAASGHRYSAEASAGASVASGRGQLWITPGRTGQVVASGTSATDARAAVTVSVDKQPTAGNGASASLQLRRTGPSTAYRATLRFGRDKKVSLKLERGNGGDTVLVADTLLPQRATSASTEFRFEFQVTGTSPVTLAARAWPVGASTPDWQVRTQDSSAQRLTKAGTVAVRGGVSGSTAATALRFDDLLARTLVPATATPAPTATSAPTATPKPTATPTPKPTTAPAPTPAPAPATGVGSAPVGTTAYAVPARALHVQPRGDDKGDGSAASPFGSAAAALRSAPTGATIVLHGGTYHESVQVPFNRALTIQAAPNEAVWFDGSRAVTGWKKSGYGWYVDGWDLDLDHRVSLSAGQDESSRYVDPAYPMAGYPDQVWVGGNELTQVGSAAQVAEGSFFVDRAADRLVIGTDPGRGEVRASVLQKAIQIQGEGTTVRGIGVQRYGDHAAVLGVVSAEVPDITLENLVVRDNASIGVYVWAKGSAFSRLTLEDNGLLGLVASKADDLTIDESVLARNNSEHFKAEPASGGAKLHNSSNVTVQRSVFDSNVTRGLWFDVDMRNSRVVHNTVVANGVDGVEIELSENIVVAGNYLHANGEAGLKIFDSGAIAVSNNMISGNRAYAIRMLQDERRGDGSHQPWILRRVDVRNNVLAGAPGSTAVIQVHDFQQQAYAKDLAITFAGNLYQRSTAKDPSRLVQWAAGPQLVSYSTLADFRSATGNDATSKLVEGSAVVAADLTLAATGRTAAQGVPVAVTDSVAGALGVPSGWKGLGPTQPPRP, encoded by the coding sequence GTGCAGGACGCCTTCTCCCGGACCGTGGCAGCCGGCTGGGGCACCGCGGCGAGCGGCCACAGGTACTCGGCCGAGGCCTCCGCGGGCGCGTCCGTCGCGTCCGGACGCGGCCAGCTCTGGATCACCCCGGGGCGCACGGGGCAGGTCGTCGCGTCCGGGACGTCCGCCACGGACGCCCGGGCCGCGGTCACCGTCTCCGTCGACAAGCAGCCGACCGCCGGGAACGGCGCCTCCGCATCGCTCCAGCTGCGCAGGACGGGGCCGAGCACCGCCTACCGCGCGACGCTGCGCTTCGGTAGGGACAAGAAGGTCAGCCTCAAGCTCGAGCGCGGCAACGGCGGGGACACCGTGCTCGTCGCCGACACGCTCCTGCCCCAGCGCGCCACGTCGGCGTCGACAGAGTTCCGGTTCGAGTTCCAGGTGACCGGTACGTCGCCGGTCACCCTGGCCGCCCGCGCGTGGCCCGTCGGCGCCTCCACCCCGGACTGGCAGGTCCGGACGCAGGACTCGAGCGCGCAGCGCCTCACGAAGGCGGGCACGGTCGCCGTGCGCGGCGGGGTCTCGGGGTCGACGGCAGCCACGGCGCTGCGCTTCGACGACCTCCTCGCACGCACGCTCGTGCCGGCGACGGCGACCCCCGCACCGACGGCCACCTCGGCCCCCACCGCGACGCCGAAGCCGACAGCCACCCCCACGCCGAAGCCGACCACGGCGCCTGCGCCCACACCGGCGCCTGCACCGGCCACCGGCGTCGGCTCGGCCCCGGTCGGCACCACCGCCTACGCCGTCCCCGCGAGGGCGCTGCACGTCCAGCCGCGCGGAGACGACAAGGGCGACGGCTCGGCCGCGTCGCCGTTCGGCAGTGCCGCCGCCGCGCTGAGGTCGGCACCGACCGGCGCGACGATCGTCCTGCACGGCGGGACGTACCACGAGAGCGTCCAGGTCCCGTTCAACCGGGCCCTGACGATCCAGGCCGCGCCGAACGAGGCGGTCTGGTTCGACGGCTCGCGCGCCGTCACCGGTTGGAAGAAGTCCGGCTACGGCTGGTACGTCGACGGGTGGGACCTCGACCTCGACCACCGGGTGTCGCTCAGCGCCGGCCAGGACGAGTCGAGCCGCTACGTCGACCCGGCGTACCCCATGGCCGGCTACCCCGACCAGGTCTGGGTCGGCGGGAACGAGCTGACGCAGGTCGGGTCGGCGGCACAGGTCGCGGAGGGCAGCTTCTTCGTCGACCGGGCGGCCGACCGGCTCGTCATCGGCACCGACCCGGGCCGCGGTGAGGTGCGCGCGAGCGTGCTGCAGAAGGCCATCCAGATCCAGGGCGAGGGCACGACCGTGCGCGGCATCGGCGTGCAGCGCTACGGCGACCACGCCGCCGTCCTCGGCGTCGTGAGCGCCGAGGTCCCTGACATCACGCTCGAGAACCTCGTCGTGCGGGACAACGCGAGCATCGGCGTCTACGTGTGGGCGAAGGGCAGCGCCTTCTCCCGCCTCACGCTGGAGGACAACGGCCTCCTCGGCCTCGTCGCGAGCAAGGCCGACGACCTGACCATCGACGAGTCCGTGCTCGCCCGGAACAACTCCGAGCACTTCAAGGCGGAGCCCGCGTCCGGCGGCGCCAAGCTCCACAACTCCTCGAACGTCACCGTGCAGCGTTCGGTGTTCGACTCGAACGTGACCCGAGGACTGTGGTTCGACGTCGACATGCGCAACTCCCGGGTCGTGCACAACACGGTGGTCGCGAACGGCGTGGACGGCGTCGAGATCGAGCTGAGCGAGAACATCGTCGTGGCCGGCAACTACCTGCACGCGAACGGCGAGGCGGGCCTGAAGATCTTCGACTCCGGCGCGATCGCGGTGTCGAACAACATGATCAGCGGCAACCGGGCCTACGCGATCCGGATGCTCCAGGACGAGCGGCGCGGCGACGGCTCCCACCAGCCGTGGATCCTGCGCAGGGTCGACGTGCGCAACAACGTCCTCGCCGGCGCGCCGGGCTCCACGGCGGTGATCCAGGTGCACGACTTCCAGCAGCAGGCCTACGCCAAGGACCTCGCGATCACCTTCGCCGGGAACCTCTACCAGCGGTCGACGGCCAAGGACCCGTCGCGCCTCGTGCAGTGGGCCGCGGGGCCGCAGCTCGTGTCGTACTCGACGCTGGCGGACTTCCGGTCCGCCACCGGCAACGACGCGACGTCGAAGCTGGTCGAGGGCTCCGCGGTCGTCGCCGCGGACCTGACGCTGGCGGCCACCGGGCGCACCGCGGCCCAGGGCGTGCCGGTCGCCGTCACGGACTCGGTGGCGGGCGCGCTCGGCGTCCCCTCCGGCTGGAAGGGACTCGGGCCCACGCAGCCTCCGCGTCCGTGA
- a CDS encoding polysaccharide biosynthesis tyrosine autokinase, which translates to MELDEYLLALRKRWFVIAALALLGGALALAYAQTIAPAYRASASVFVSVNEGGSAGELVQGSTFVQNSVTSFGRLASMPAVLEPVIADLDLDTTAKSLGKRVTADNPLNTVILEISTTDADPARAAEISNAVARQLALTVQDLSPRTQAGDSAIELTLVAPAVTPAVPFEPNTRFLTATGIGLGAVLGVALALLLTVLDTRLRTRADVERVGGLPVLGTIVRTRSARAAYSTVRTEPGSPRAEAFRRLQANLQYLESGRPLRTIVVTSAMAGEGKTSTSVNLATAVAERGASVLLVDADLRMPAVAPALGLEGGAGLTTVLIGRARLEEVVQTWGLPNLHVLPAGDRPPNPSQLLDSPAMHALLDEAAQRYDLVVVDSPPVLPVVDAALLGRRSDGVLLVTRLRTTRRQQLRGALAALGRVGATCLGFVATNWKDDGTGVAYGQGSAPGPGRRHGRWRRVTARRRAPATSAAAADHVTDVARPDAPGTPGTPQRPTDPARLPDAGAADARAADAEEASAGSAAPPHDPAPVESGILPGTHDPVPTEAVHGDDAPGPAAAPAGDDQVAGGEAGPRDGETRDAEPQDAPAPAEGAVGAHGRR; encoded by the coding sequence ATGGAGCTCGACGAGTACCTGCTGGCCCTGCGCAAGCGGTGGTTCGTGATCGCCGCGCTCGCCCTCCTCGGTGGCGCACTGGCCCTGGCCTACGCCCAGACGATCGCCCCCGCCTACCGCGCCTCGGCGAGCGTCTTCGTCTCCGTCAACGAGGGCGGGTCGGCCGGCGAGCTCGTCCAGGGGTCGACGTTCGTGCAGAACTCCGTGACGTCGTTCGGGCGGCTCGCGAGCATGCCCGCGGTCCTCGAGCCCGTCATCGCCGATCTCGACCTCGACACCACGGCGAAGTCCTTGGGCAAGCGGGTGACTGCGGACAACCCGCTCAACACCGTCATCCTGGAGATCTCGACGACGGACGCCGACCCGGCCCGTGCGGCCGAGATCTCGAACGCCGTGGCCCGCCAGCTCGCGCTCACCGTCCAGGACCTGTCGCCGCGCACGCAAGCGGGCGACAGCGCGATCGAGCTCACCCTGGTGGCGCCGGCCGTCACACCCGCCGTGCCGTTCGAGCCCAACACCCGGTTCCTCACGGCGACGGGCATCGGCCTCGGCGCCGTGCTCGGGGTCGCCCTCGCGCTCCTGCTCACGGTCCTCGACACGCGGCTGCGTACCCGCGCCGACGTCGAGCGGGTCGGCGGGCTCCCCGTCCTCGGCACGATCGTGCGGACGCGGTCGGCGCGCGCGGCGTACTCGACCGTGCGCACCGAGCCGGGCAGCCCGCGTGCCGAGGCGTTCCGGCGGCTCCAGGCGAACCTCCAGTACCTGGAGAGCGGGCGCCCCCTGCGCACGATCGTCGTCACCTCGGCGATGGCAGGCGAGGGCAAGACGTCGACGTCGGTCAACCTCGCGACCGCCGTGGCCGAGAGGGGTGCGTCCGTGCTGCTCGTCGACGCGGACCTGCGGATGCCCGCGGTCGCGCCCGCGCTCGGGCTCGAGGGTGGCGCGGGCCTCACCACGGTGCTCATCGGGCGCGCGCGCCTCGAGGAGGTCGTCCAGACGTGGGGGCTGCCGAACCTCCACGTCCTGCCCGCCGGAGACCGGCCTCCCAACCCGAGCCAGCTTCTCGACTCACCCGCGATGCACGCGCTGCTCGACGAGGCCGCGCAGCGGTACGACCTCGTCGTCGTCGACTCCCCGCCCGTGCTGCCCGTCGTGGACGCGGCCCTGCTCGGCCGCCGCAGCGACGGGGTGCTGCTCGTCACCCGGCTGCGCACGACCCGGCGCCAGCAGCTGCGCGGCGCGCTCGCCGCTCTCGGGCGCGTGGGCGCGACGTGCCTCGGCTTCGTGGCCACGAACTGGAAGGACGACGGGACGGGCGTGGCGTACGGCCAGGGCTCCGCGCCCGGGCCGGGCCGCCGGCACGGTCGGTGGCGGCGGGTGACGGCCCGGCGGCGCGCGCCGGCGACCAGCGCCGCCGCCGCGGACCACGTGACGGACGTGGCGCGGCCGGACGCCCCGGGCACCCCGGGCACCCCGCAGCGCCCGACGGATCCGGCACGCCTGCCGGACGCCGGCGCGGCGGACGCCCGCGCGGCGGACGCCGAGGAGGCGAGCGCGGGCTCCGCGGCCCCGCCTCACGACCCGGCACCGGTCGAGAGCGGCATCCTCCCCGGGACGCACGATCCGGTCCCGACCGAGGCAGTCCACGGCGACGACGCGCCGGGGCCCGCCGCCGCCCCGGCCGGGGACGACCAGGTCGCCGGTGGCGAAGCAGGACCCCGTGACGGCGAGACGCGGGACGCGGAGCCGCAGGACGCGCCTGCCCCCGCCGAGGGCGCGGTCGGGGCGCACGGCCGCCGATGA
- a CDS encoding glycosyltransferase family 4 protein — MTVSAQAGGADGPLRAHVQLYDQARTAHLERQLADPRLTLLYTAPRYDFDTDLAGRIDARRTGTAAAARLIWRSRVEVLEITEPAFLAGVVRAATCLATLRLRHLVLRRPVPRVVTYVIGNSDPRREYRPRSAREHATFRAKWWLSRAVARTVDRLVFGTPEAEATYRSLYGPPRPGQEVRTVTALPMPCTCPEAAGEPGRVLFLGALVARKGLPVLLDAWPAVAAALPSATLTVVGTGPLEDAVRALAEADERVRLVVDPPRDRIHAELRAATVLVLPSQASPTWREQVGLPIVEALQHGCTVVTTDQTGLAPWLAEHAHRVVPTSDAPEPLGAAVLAALRAPIPRAEVLASLPDRDGREEAHAWLFAPTGSARD; from the coding sequence ATGACGGTGTCGGCACAGGCCGGAGGAGCGGACGGGCCCCTGCGCGCGCACGTCCAGCTCTATGACCAGGCCCGCACGGCTCACCTCGAGCGGCAGCTGGCCGACCCCCGGCTCACCCTGCTCTACACCGCGCCGCGCTACGACTTCGACACCGACCTCGCCGGACGCATCGATGCCCGCCGGACGGGCACCGCGGCGGCGGCGCGGCTGATCTGGCGCTCGCGCGTCGAGGTCCTGGAGATCACCGAGCCGGCGTTCCTCGCCGGCGTCGTGCGGGCGGCGACGTGCCTGGCGACGCTGCGGCTGCGACACCTGGTGCTCCGCCGGCCGGTGCCGCGCGTCGTCACGTACGTCATCGGCAACAGCGACCCGCGCCGGGAGTACCGGCCGCGGTCCGCGCGTGAGCACGCGACGTTCCGCGCCAAGTGGTGGCTGTCCCGGGCGGTCGCCCGCACGGTCGACCGGCTCGTGTTCGGCACGCCGGAGGCGGAGGCGACCTACCGCTCGCTGTACGGGCCGCCGCGCCCCGGCCAGGAGGTGCGCACGGTGACCGCGCTGCCCATGCCGTGCACGTGCCCCGAGGCCGCGGGGGAACCCGGGCGCGTCCTCTTCCTCGGTGCGCTCGTCGCACGCAAGGGCCTCCCGGTCCTCCTCGACGCGTGGCCCGCCGTCGCGGCGGCCCTGCCCTCGGCCACGCTGACCGTGGTCGGCACGGGGCCGCTCGAGGACGCGGTCCGCGCGCTCGCCGAGGCGGACGAGCGCGTGCGACTCGTCGTGGACCCGCCGCGTGACCGGATCCACGCCGAGCTGCGGGCAGCCACGGTGCTCGTGCTGCCGTCACAGGCGTCGCCGACGTGGCGCGAGCAGGTCGGCCTGCCGATCGTCGAGGCTCTCCAGCACGGGTGCACGGTCGTGACGACCGACCAGACCGGGCTCGCCCCCTGGCTCGCGGAGCACGCCCACCGCGTCGTCCCGACGAGCGACGCGCCCGAACCCCTCGGCGCCGCGGTCCTCGCGGCGCTGCGCGCGCCGATCCCGCGCGCCGAGGTCCTCGCGTCGCTGCCCGACCGCGACGGCCGGGAGGAGGCTCACGCCTGGCTGTTCGCTCCCACCGGCTCCGCACGGGACTGA